In Streptomyces sclerotialus, one genomic interval encodes:
- a CDS encoding peptidoglycan-binding protein, whose product MNVEEETEAAGERPATDEEQAAAGADGPRTGRRARGPVLVGAGILLVAGVTAVGALGLGGGGPDAGQADRGRSGRTVPVTRGTLTDQTEIDGQLGHGPEVPFPVKAEGTVTWLPETDRTVRRGESVLRVDDRPVTLLYGSLPMYRDLGMTEPAEPAGGSGKDGGATSDDSGGTGTGGAAGDSIDGGGGGAVDPEDPTGTAAGQAGGAQRQPTTLPRPPSARQPAPLHGMDVKQFETNLRALGYAGFTVDETYTQLTADAVRRWQRDLGVPQTGKVAAGDIVYAPGPVRIAGTGVRVGAEAGGSPLSYTSTSRMVTVEAPAAETGWAQRGSEVTVDLPDGHAVKGKVASVGKDASAPGAGEGDAEGADGGGSGAKAATVSVVITFADQDGLGRMESGPVTVRYVAEQRKGVLTVPVAALVALAEGGHGLELADGGGAEDGADGSGRFVPVKTGLFADGRVEVSGPEVHEGMKVRIPE is encoded by the coding sequence GTGAACGTCGAGGAAGAGACGGAAGCGGCGGGGGAGCGGCCCGCCACGGACGAGGAGCAGGCGGCGGCCGGTGCCGACGGCCCGAGAACCGGACGGCGCGCACGCGGCCCCGTCCTCGTGGGCGCCGGAATCCTCCTGGTCGCCGGGGTCACCGCGGTCGGTGCCCTGGGGCTGGGCGGCGGCGGACCGGACGCCGGTCAGGCGGACCGGGGCAGGAGCGGCCGGACCGTACCGGTCACCCGGGGCACCCTCACCGACCAGACCGAGATCGACGGGCAGCTCGGCCACGGGCCTGAGGTGCCGTTCCCGGTCAAGGCGGAGGGCACGGTGACCTGGCTGCCCGAGACGGACCGCACGGTACGCCGCGGCGAGTCGGTGCTGCGCGTCGACGACCGCCCGGTCACCCTCCTCTACGGCAGCCTGCCCATGTACCGCGACCTGGGCATGACGGAGCCGGCGGAACCGGCCGGCGGCAGTGGCAAGGACGGCGGTGCCACGAGCGACGACAGCGGCGGCACGGGAACCGGCGGCGCGGCCGGTGACAGCATCGACGGCGGCGGTGGCGGCGCCGTCGACCCCGAGGATCCCACCGGCACCGCGGCCGGCCAGGCGGGCGGTGCCCAGCGGCAGCCCACGACGCTGCCCCGGCCCCCGTCCGCGCGTCAGCCGGCGCCCCTGCACGGCATGGACGTCAAGCAGTTCGAGACCAACCTGCGGGCACTGGGCTACGCGGGCTTCACCGTGGACGAGACGTACACACAGCTGACCGCCGACGCGGTACGGCGCTGGCAGCGGGACCTCGGCGTGCCGCAGACCGGCAAGGTCGCCGCCGGGGACATCGTCTACGCGCCCGGCCCGGTGCGGATCGCGGGCACGGGCGTACGGGTCGGGGCCGAGGCGGGCGGCAGTCCGCTGAGCTACACCAGTACTTCCCGCATGGTCACGGTGGAGGCCCCCGCCGCAGAGACGGGCTGGGCGCAACGCGGCAGCGAGGTCACGGTGGACCTGCCGGACGGGCATGCCGTGAAGGGCAAGGTCGCCAGCGTGGGCAAGGACGCGTCGGCGCCCGGCGCGGGCGAGGGCGACGCCGAAGGCGCGGACGGCGGCGGCTCGGGCGCCAAGGCGGCCACCGTCTCCGTCGTGATCACCTTCGCGGACCAGGACGGGCTGGGCAGGATGGAGAGCGGCCCCGTCACCGTCCGCTATGTGGCCGAGCAGCGCAAGGGGGTGCTGACCGTACCGGTCGCCGCGCTGGTGGCCCTGGCCGAGGGCGGCCACGGCCTGGAGCTCGCGGACGGCGGCGGTGCGGAGGACGGCGCCGATGGCTCCGGCCGGTTCGTCCCCGTCAAGACCGGCCTGTTCGCCGACGGCCGGGTCGAGGTGAGCGGACCCGAGGTCCATGAGGGCATGAAGGTGAGGATTCCCGAATGA
- a CDS encoding MarR family winged helix-turn-helix transcriptional regulator — MSYGEEGSHGEGLDHAAVELRNSLMRIARRLRAQRPPGELTLGAMAVLGRLDRDGPATASELAAAERVTPQSMARPVARLVDLGLVERRPDPADGRQTLLHPTGRGVEFLRADRERRDVWLARAMATHLNDVERDLLRLTTRLLDRLATAPDDAEPEPPDRSSGPPPPSPTRPEKDHPGAPLQ; from the coding sequence ATGTCCTACGGCGAAGAGGGCTCCCACGGTGAAGGGCTCGATCACGCAGCCGTCGAGCTGCGCAACAGCCTGATGCGCATCGCGCGCCGCCTCCGGGCGCAGCGTCCGCCCGGCGAGCTGACGCTCGGCGCGATGGCCGTACTGGGGCGGCTGGACCGCGACGGGCCGGCGACCGCGAGCGAGCTGGCCGCGGCGGAGCGCGTCACCCCGCAGTCGATGGCGCGCCCGGTGGCCAGACTCGTGGACCTGGGGCTGGTCGAGCGGCGCCCCGACCCGGCCGACGGGCGGCAGACGCTGCTGCACCCGACCGGCCGCGGCGTGGAGTTCCTCCGGGCCGACCGGGAGCGCCGGGACGTCTGGCTGGCCCGCGCGATGGCGACGCACCTGAACGACGTGGAACGCGACCTGCTCCGGCTGACCACCCGTCTGCTGGACCGCCTGGCCACCGCCCCCGACGACGCGGAGCCCGAGCCCCCGGACCGAAGCAGCGGCCCTCCGCCCCCCTCCCCCACGCGCCCCGAGAAGGACCACCCCGGTGCCCCCCTCCAGTGA
- a CDS encoding MFS transporter: MVGPIAFGTILQPLNSSMIAVALVGIQAHFGAGHATAWLVSGLYLATAVAAPAAGRLADTLGPRKVSLAGLVLVALASLAAPFAPSVGVLVACRVVIGIGTAAQYPCGLAMVRRAADRMRADSHNALAALTVCSQVMVALGPTLGGVLVGGFGWSGIFWANVPLTVIGATAILLWAPADPVRGTKALRRTVAELDLPGMLLFVAAMGLLMYWLLSLAETPYWWALGGAVLAGLCTVWRSLRAPVPFLDLRLLSNRALSFTYVRTIATYTAYYGIFYGLPQWLEESRDLGASGTGLVMLPLALMGIVSTLTATRVQKRRGPGPLLLIGSVVLAVGGLLLTLPTHASPVWLLVVLCLVLGIPNGYNSMANQNAVYEAAPAGQAGAAGGLYRTAQYVGANLASAMLALLIGAHSTDGGLHHTGLAIAAISACLAVAALVRMRRGRAGRVSPAAGA, encoded by the coding sequence ATGGTCGGCCCCATCGCCTTCGGCACGATCCTGCAGCCGCTGAACTCCTCGATGATCGCGGTGGCCCTGGTCGGCATCCAGGCGCACTTCGGAGCCGGGCACGCCACCGCCTGGCTGGTCTCCGGCCTCTACCTCGCCACCGCCGTGGCAGCTCCCGCCGCCGGCCGGCTCGCCGACACGCTCGGCCCGCGCAAGGTGTCGCTCGCCGGGCTCGTGCTGGTCGCGCTCGCCTCGCTCGCCGCCCCCTTCGCCCCGTCCGTCGGCGTACTGGTCGCCTGCCGCGTCGTCATCGGCATCGGCACCGCGGCCCAGTACCCGTGCGGGCTGGCCATGGTCCGCCGCGCCGCCGACCGGATGCGCGCGGATTCGCACAACGCGCTGGCGGCGCTGACGGTCTGCTCCCAGGTGATGGTCGCGCTCGGCCCGACGTTGGGCGGTGTACTGGTCGGCGGCTTCGGCTGGTCCGGCATCTTCTGGGCCAACGTGCCGCTGACGGTGATCGGCGCGACCGCCATCCTGCTGTGGGCCCCCGCCGACCCCGTACGCGGGACCAAGGCGCTGCGGCGCACCGTGGCGGAGCTGGACCTGCCCGGGATGCTGCTCTTCGTGGCCGCGATGGGCCTGCTGATGTACTGGCTGCTGTCGCTCGCGGAGACGCCGTACTGGTGGGCGCTGGGCGGGGCGGTGCTCGCCGGGCTGTGCACGGTGTGGCGCTCGCTGCGCGCGCCGGTGCCCTTCCTGGATCTGCGGCTGCTCTCGAACCGCGCGCTGTCCTTCACCTACGTACGGACCATCGCCACCTACACCGCGTACTACGGCATCTTCTACGGCCTGCCGCAGTGGCTGGAGGAGTCCCGGGATTTGGGCGCGTCCGGGACCGGCTTGGTGATGCTGCCGCTCGCGCTGATGGGCATCGTCTCCACGCTCACCGCCACGCGGGTGCAGAAGCGGCGCGGGCCCGGTCCGCTGCTGCTCATCGGTTCGGTGGTGCTCGCGGTGGGCGGGCTGCTGCTGACGCTGCCCACGCACGCCTCCCCGGTCTGGCTGCTGGTGGTGCTGTGCCTGGTGCTCGGCATCCCCAACGGATACAACTCGATGGCCAACCAGAACGCGGTCTACGAGGCCGCGCCCGCCGGACAGGCCGGCGCGGCGGGCGGGCTGTACCGCACCGCGCAGTACGTCGGCGCCAACCTCGCCTCGGCGATGCTCGCGCTGCTCATCGGCGCCCACTCCACCGACGGCGGGCTGCACCACACCGGGCTGGCGATCGCCGCGATCAGCGCCTGCCTCGCCGTCGCCGCGCTGGTGCGGATGCGGCGCGGCCGGGCGGGGCGCGTCAGTCCAGCGGCAGGCGCATGA
- a CDS encoding helix-turn-helix domain-containing protein, whose protein sequence is MVDPLVARIGARVRGERERRGWTLAQLADASGVSRAMINRIERGESSPTAVVLGKLSGAFRISVSSLMAMAEGTADGPDGGTDGGAAAEGAGGRTGGIAEWRDPATGYGRRQISGPRFPADIAEIRLPAGARIPYPAETFAFVRQIVWVLDGRLTFHEGDAVHGLEAGDRLELGAPAPCAFVNDSAEECRYAVIRVRSEEP, encoded by the coding sequence ATGGTAGATCCACTGGTGGCACGCATCGGAGCGCGGGTTCGCGGCGAACGGGAACGGCGCGGGTGGACGCTGGCCCAGCTGGCCGACGCCTCCGGCGTCTCACGGGCGATGATCAACCGGATCGAGCGCGGCGAGAGCAGCCCGACCGCCGTCGTCCTCGGCAAGCTGTCCGGCGCCTTCCGGATCAGCGTCTCGTCGCTGATGGCGATGGCGGAGGGGACGGCGGACGGACCGGACGGCGGTACGGACGGGGGCGCGGCGGCCGAGGGGGCGGGCGGCCGTACGGGCGGCATCGCCGAGTGGCGCGACCCGGCCACCGGGTACGGCCGGCGGCAGATCTCCGGGCCCCGGTTCCCCGCCGACATCGCGGAGATCCGGCTGCCCGCCGGCGCCCGCATCCCGTACCCGGCCGAGACGTTCGCCTTCGTCCGGCAGATCGTCTGGGTGCTCGACGGCCGGCTGACGTTCCACGAGGGCGACGCGGTGCACGGGCTCGAAGCCGGCGACCGGCTCGAACTCGGCGCCCCGGCACCGTGCGCCTTCGTCAACGACAGCGCGGAGGAGTGCCGTTACGCGGTGATCCGGGTGCGTTCCGAGGAGCCCTGA
- a CDS encoding benzoate/H(+) symporter BenE family transporter encodes MSLMARIRAAAPPSAVVAGLIAVLVGVTSSAALVFTAAKAAGADSREISSWMLALGVGLACTCIGLSVRYRAPVVTAWSTPGAALLTTGLSGVSMAQAVGAFLFSALLILVSGVTGWFARAMNRIPVPLAAALLAGVLFQFGTGLFTTMHSSFAVAFPMFVAYLLGRRLLPRYAVLLALAAGVVATLFTGGWHPGRIRLSVATPVFVTPDFDWKVLVSVGVPLFVVTMASQNLPGVAVLRGAGYDVPVSPLMTWTGTANFLLAPFGAYGLNLAAITAAICAGEEAHPDRRRRYVAGVWAGIFYLCVGVLGATVASLLAAMPHALVLGIAGIGLLGTVTSSLSTAVADPAAREAAVVTFLATASGVTLLGIGSAFWGLLAGVLTRVLLSAGRTPSATPASAQGSSERTRITA; translated from the coding sequence ATGTCCCTGATGGCTCGAATACGCGCTGCCGCCCCGCCCTCGGCAGTGGTCGCCGGACTGATCGCGGTGCTGGTCGGCGTCACCAGCTCGGCCGCTCTCGTCTTCACCGCGGCCAAGGCGGCCGGCGCCGACTCCCGCGAGATCTCCTCCTGGATGCTCGCCCTCGGCGTGGGGCTCGCCTGCACCTGCATCGGCCTGTCCGTGCGCTACCGCGCGCCCGTGGTGACCGCCTGGTCCACCCCGGGCGCCGCGCTCCTGACCACCGGCCTCAGCGGGGTCTCCATGGCGCAGGCCGTCGGCGCCTTCCTCTTCTCCGCACTGCTCATCCTGGTCAGCGGGGTCACCGGCTGGTTCGCGCGCGCCATGAACCGCATCCCCGTACCGCTGGCGGCGGCGCTGCTGGCCGGAGTGCTCTTCCAGTTCGGCACCGGCCTCTTCACCACCATGCACAGCAGCTTCGCCGTGGCCTTCCCGATGTTCGTCGCGTACCTGCTGGGCCGCCGGCTGCTGCCCCGCTACGCCGTACTGCTCGCCCTGGCCGCCGGCGTCGTCGCCACGCTCTTCACGGGCGGCTGGCACCCCGGCCGGATACGGCTCTCCGTGGCCACGCCCGTGTTCGTCACGCCGGACTTCGACTGGAAGGTCCTCGTCAGCGTCGGCGTCCCGCTGTTCGTGGTCACCATGGCCTCGCAGAACCTGCCCGGCGTCGCGGTCCTCCGCGGTGCGGGCTACGACGTACCGGTCTCGCCGCTCATGACCTGGACCGGTACCGCGAACTTCCTGCTGGCGCCGTTCGGCGCGTACGGCCTCAACCTCGCGGCGATCACCGCGGCCATCTGCGCCGGCGAGGAGGCGCACCCCGACCGCCGCAGGCGCTACGTCGCCGGCGTCTGGGCCGGCATCTTCTACCTCTGCGTCGGCGTCCTCGGTGCCACGGTGGCGTCCCTGCTCGCCGCCATGCCGCACGCCCTGGTGCTCGGCATCGCCGGCATCGGACTGCTCGGCACCGTCACCAGCTCGCTGTCCACCGCCGTCGCCGACCCGGCGGCGCGGGAAGCGGCCGTGGTCACCTTCCTCGCCACGGCGTCCGGCGTGACCCTGCTGGGCATCGGATCGGCCTTCTGGGGCCTGCTCGCGGGCGTCCTCACGCGCGTGCTCCTCTCGGCCGGGCGCACGCCGAGTGCCACGCCGGCCTCGGCTCAGGGCTCCTCGGAACGCACCCGGATCACCGCGTAA
- a CDS encoding GNAT family N-acetyltransferase, translated as MDPIYENGVAVPGTGAAPAAAAVRAARPGDLEAVLGIRNDAVKNSTALWTETPLTTAEGAAWFAAYLERGAAFVAEYAGEVVGFAVYGPWRALEGYRHSAENSVYVRTDRHGLGIGSALLTVLVPAARQAGYHVMIADIEAGNAASIRLHERFGFETVGTVREVGIKFGRWLDLTIMRLPLD; from the coding sequence ATGGATCCAATATATGAGAACGGGGTGGCGGTACCGGGGACGGGAGCGGCGCCCGCCGCGGCGGCGGTACGCGCGGCGCGGCCCGGCGATCTGGAGGCCGTGCTCGGCATCCGTAACGACGCGGTCAAGAACTCGACCGCCCTGTGGACCGAGACGCCCCTGACGACGGCGGAGGGCGCCGCCTGGTTCGCCGCGTACCTGGAGCGGGGCGCGGCGTTCGTGGCCGAGTACGCGGGCGAGGTCGTCGGGTTCGCGGTGTACGGGCCCTGGCGCGCGCTGGAGGGCTACCGGCACTCGGCGGAGAACTCCGTCTACGTCCGCACGGACCGGCACGGCCTGGGGATCGGCTCCGCACTGCTGACCGTCCTCGTCCCGGCGGCGCGGCAGGCCGGCTACCACGTCATGATCGCCGACATCGAGGCCGGCAACGCCGCCTCGATCCGCCTGCACGAACGGTTCGGCTTCGAGACCGTCGGCACGGTGCGCGAGGTCGGTATCAAGTTCGGCCGCTGGCTGGACCTGACGATCATGCGCCTGCCGCTGGACTGA